ATTATAACGAATTGATTACAAAAGTATCTGAGGCTCAAGCAAGTGGTTTAAAAGCAACGAATTTACAGGCGTTTCGGTAGGTCTGGTGGTGTTAAATTGACTTGCATGAAGAGCTTATGAAGCTGATTCTGAGGCTAATGTAAATGCCTGTTAAACACCTGCACTGTGCATCACAATCTAGAATACTGTATTACGAATAGGCAAGATTTGCAATCTCAGTCATTGTTACGTTAAATCGCAGCTATTTTGTAATTTTTAAGTGATTTTATATTTATCACAGCGCTGTGATAAATATAAATACGCTCATCCTATAAGCCTGAAACAAAAGTAAGCCTGATCTAGAAAAATTACCCAATCAATTACTGCTTGTATAAAACTAAGTTAAATAGCAGCTAAGGTCAGTTGATCGCGGCCCTGTGCTTTTGCTTTATAGACTGCGCTGTCAGCTCGCCTAATCATGTCGTCGAGCTTTTTATCATCAGGTTTTATCGCAGCAGCTCCCATACTAAATGTCACTGGGTGAGTTGATGGCACACCCGCAATTTGTTGTTGGCTTAATGTCTGTCTTATTCGCTTGAATGCATCTGTGATGTTTTGTTCACTAGCTGCTGGCATGATTAATAACCATTCTTCGCCGCCAATTCTACCTATGTTGTCCGATGCCCTGATACTCTGTTTGCAAGATTGATAGAAGGCTTTGAGCACGTTGTCGCCTGCTTCATGACCAAAATTATCATTAATGGTTTTAAAGTTATCCAAATCAATCACTGCAACCGCCAGCTCAGTGGCATTTGTTTTTGCTTGACTAAACATGACTGCGCCTTTCTCTCGAATATTTCGGCGGTTAGGGGCGCCAGTCAGTTCGTCACTTAGCGCTAAACGAATAAACTTGCGGCGTGATCGAATTTGCTGAAACAAAATCACCAGAATCACTAGTATCAACGCCACGACAGTGCTGGCGACAAGGTAGACTAGCTTTTGCCTCAAATCTTGCTGCGCAATACGTTGCTTTTGCAGTTCATTTTCTTTTTTTAGCAATTCAGTTTTCTGCTGTTCGTGCTGAATATTCATCTGCGTTTGAATTTTCTGCAGTGACTCTTTGTTATTTTTGCTAGCGGTTTGTTCAATATGAGCAATGGCAGCCTCGTACTGCTCAGATGCCTGTTGAAAAAGCCTACTTTTTTGGTAACTGCGTGCTAAAGCAAGCAAATAGCCCTTGCTATGGGTATCGTTGTTTAAGTTAGCAATGTCATTTTCAAGGGCGAGCAACATATTTAGCGCCGTTTGGTGATCCCCTTGTGCGAGCGTTACTTTAGCCAAATTTAATTTACCTAAAGTGATCGATTGGTAAATTTTTGCTTGTTCAAATACCGGTAGTGATTGCTCAATATGATTTAATGCTCGTTGGTAGTCGCCAGTGTTATAGGCAATAGTGGCGAGTTGACTGTGCACGTAAGCGATGCCTATTTCGTCATTCAAAGTTAAGCTCAACGCTAAGCTTTGTTGCAAATATTCTTTCGCTTGCGCTAGGTCTTGTTTATGTATGTATAGCGTTCCGATGTTATAAAGCAAAATAGAGGTGCCAAATTTGTCTTTGTCGGAATCGATAAATGTTAGTGCCTCTTTAAAGTAATGAATTGCTTCGTCGAATTGACCAAGATTTTGGTGCACTAACGCAATGCTATTTACGATTTCCGCTAAAATAAGCCTCATATCGTGCGCTTTGGCAATTTGATAAGCCGCTAGCATGTCTGCTAATGCTTGTTGGTTCTGGCTTGACGCTCTTAATCCTCGCGAACGATTGTGAAGAAAGTGAGCGATCATTTGTGGCATGTTTTCTTGCTCAGCAAGTACTAATGCGTGAGATGACAGTATGATCACCTGTTGCCACTGACCACGCTCATGGGTAAGCAAGATTTGTTCACGCAGAAATCGCATTTTGAGCATGCTTGAGCCCTCTTTGTCAACGCGCGCCAGCCCTTCGTTAATCACCGTTTCTGCGTGATCAAATTGACTGGTTGCAACTAAGGCGCTACTCAATACTGCCATCGCTTGCAGCTCGTTGTAGCTTTGATGTTCTTGTGTAAACTTTTGTTGCAAACTGAGCGCTTTTTCAATAACGAGGTTAGGATCTTCTTTAATGCGATCAGCCAGCGTTTGCCAATATTCTTTACTTTGGTAATCTTCGTCGTTGGCATGGCTATGCAGGCTAATAAATAAGGTGCTTAGCATAAATAAAAGTCGATAAAAATTATTGATACCTTAATCTCCTCGTTATAACCGATGTGCGTTGTTTACCATGTGCAATGTATTCGGCGTAAAAATTTAGCGAGCCTATCATAACAAGCTACCCGATATTGGTTTCTTCTCGTGAGAAAAAGTTCACGAAGAATTAGCTTGCTTGATCTCTGTCAAACCGCTGAATTTGGCAAAACTAACCTAAGAGCTATTGTCTAGTTAACTCACGTTTCTATAAATTCGTAACGCAAACAAATAATTGGCGTTAAATTACGCTGAAACTAGCCTTATATAGGTGGCTTTATTGCTTAGAACTGACCACTCATAATTGACAATGTTTACATATTTAATTCTTTTTGTAACCCTTTCGTTGACATGAGGTGGTTGTGGTGTATTATTGGCCACCGTCAAATTTGTTATTTATGTCTGCAATCTATTGAGGGTTAGACGTTGTCTGCTGTACTTACTAAAGAACAAGAAAGTGCCAGAAATATTCTGGAAACATTTGCCCGTTATGGGGTTCGCAAAACATCGATGGAAGAAATTGCCAATGCAGCGGGAGTGTCTAGACAGTCAATTTATAAAAAGTTTGGCTCTAAAACACGTTGTCATGAATGGACAATAGATACGTATCTTTCGGTGATGTATGGCCGAATATTTGCGGCGTTAACCAATGAACAACAGCCTCCGATGCAAACCTTGCATCAAGTGTTTGACATATTTATTGGTGATGCGATTGAAATTGTTAGTAACCCACATGGCACTGAAATACTAGACGATGTATTTCAGTCAGAAAAGTGCTCAGGGGATGATTGGCCATTGCGTTTAAAAACGCGACTCGCTGAATTTTTAGCGCGCCATAATCTAGTATCCAGAGAGCATGCTGATGGTATCGCGTTTACTTTGATTGCCGCAGGCAAAGGATTGTTACTGGAAGAGTCTTCCCGTGACCAGTTTCTTAAGGAAATGAGCATTATTATCGACAGCGTTGTCGCTGTTAAAAATTAACTATTTGAAGTTAAAAGAATTCAAGATTTAGCTACCGTGAGTGGAGAATATTATGAGTAATGTTGCAAACCTTGCCGAGCATCAAGATAACCTAGCTCAGCTCAACAATGATTTTGAGGTGATGACCTCAAACTTTAAACAAACACCATACCCAAGTTTGCAAGCACGTAAAGATGTTTTGTTGGCACTTAAAAAATCATTAATTGCTCACGAGCAAGAGATTTACGATGCACTTAAGCAAGATTACGGTTACCGCAGCGAGTTTGACTCGTTAATTTCTGATTTACTGTCAACGGTTATGGCGGTGAATTACTCACTGAAAAACGTGAAGAAGTGGATGAAGCCTTCAAAGCGTCACGCTGGCTTAATGTTGGCGCCATCAACGGTTAAAGTACATTATCAACCACTTGGTGTGGTCGGTATTATCACGCCGTGGAACTTCCCAATTTTCCTTGCGCTTAGCCCAGCAATTCAAGCGATTGCAGCGGGTAACCGTGTGATGATTAAAATGAGTGAATTTACGCCTCACGCTAACCAAGCATTGCGTAAAGTCGTTTCTGTGGTCAGTGATCACATCAGCATTATCGAAGGTGAAGCAGATGTTGGTGCGGCATTCTCGGCATTACCATTCGACCATTTAATCTTCACCGGTTCAACGAATGTTGGCCGCATGGTGGCTAAAGCTGCTGCTGAGAACTTAACGCCGATCACTTTAGAGATGGGCGGTAAGTCACCGACGATCATTGATGAAACAGCCAATATGAATATTGCTGTAGACGCAGTAATTGTGGGTAAGTCAACGAACTCTGGCCAAATTTGTGTTGCTCCTGACTATGTATTTGTACCACAAAGCCGCGAGTTAGAGTTTGTTGAGACCTTTGTTAAGCGCTACCGCGAATATCACTTTGAGACTAAAAACAACAATACCCAAACGCATATTGTCAGTGATCGCCAATTTGCACGTATTGAACGCTTCCTAGAAGATGCGAAAGCTGAAGGTGCCAACATTCATGCCGTTAAAGAGCGACAAGAAGGTGATGGCCGTTTGATCTACCCGCACTTATTAACGAATGTGCATGATGGTATGCAGGTGATGAAGGAAGAGATCTTTGGTTCTATTTTGCCAATTAAAACGTACCAAAACATTAGTGAAGTCATAAGCTTTATTAACGACCGTCCACGTCCATTAGCGCTGTATATCATGTCTAAAGATGCACAGAAAATTGACCATATTTTGAAAAACACTCACAGTGGTGGTGTGTCAATTAATGATACGGCAATGCACGTAATGGCTGACGATGCCCCATTTGGTGGCGTAGGTAATTCAGGTATTGGTCACTATCATGGTCACGAAGGTTTCTTAACTTTCTCAAAAGCCAAAACAGTATTACATTCAAAAGCTTGGTTACCTAAAAACCGCTTTATCTTGAAATACCGTGACGTAATGTTTAAAGCATTGCGAGGCTTATTCTTAAGATAAGCTTTCAACTCGCATATCTACGCAATAGCCGGCATCTGTCGGCTATTTTTTTATGAATTTTACGTTGCCTTTACCAGTATTGGTCGTGCGCCATAGCTGAGTTACGTATATACTGCCAAAGATATTGATTTGCATCGTAAAGACAGCTCAGTGAACCGAAACATCCCAAAAGTGAATTTGTTTAGTCGCTATAACCTAGCGGTATTTGTGCTGTTTGTTTTATTGTCATTGTTTGCCATTGCTGTCGGTGTATATCGCTATTATCACGAGCTTGAACACCGCCTTGAACATAATCAGCAGGAACTTGCTGAACAAGCCAAAATTCTTAACCACAGCCTTGAGCAAAGCCAGCAAAGTTTGCTTGGCTTGAAGCAGTTTGCACAATATTACCTAGACCACCCAGAAGAGCTTTTCACTACTCAGCCTGAGCTTGTCCAGCAAGGGGATAGCTATTTTCTGAACAGCCCATCACGTGATGAGCTAACAAAACGCAAACGCTTGCGCGGCAATATCACTGGGCGAGGCCAAATTAGTGGCTTTGATCAAGCCATGTGGCAAGAGCTGGCAATGGCAAATGCATTAACGCCGGGGTTTGTCACCGCAAGCCATAATAACCCAGATGCGACTTGGTTTTATTATCTATCCTTGAACCGTTTTGTCAGCATCTTTCCTTGGATTGGTCATCAAGCGTGGCGCTACTCTGACCACATGCTTAATGAAACTTTTGTTTGGCAAGTGCGCCAGCAAAATTTAGCTGGTGAGCCATTTTTCTGGTCAGAGCCTTACCAAGACGCTGCGGGTCAAGGGCTAAAAGCGGCAATCGGCACTGGGGTATTTCTTGATGGTAACTTTAAAGGCGCGATTGTTATTGATGTTGACCTTGCTAGCTTGCAGCAAAAGCTTCCAACACTGAAAGGTGAGCGGCAAGGCTATGTATTGATTAATCGCGTTGGTAGTGCGCTTGTTCATCGAGCCTCAGATCAAAGAGAGATGACTGCCAATAGCACATGGCGTGATATCGTTCCTGATAGCCTACAAACCTTACCTCAGGTGAATTTGATGAGTTTTAAAGGAGATATGGTTTATCGCGGTTGGTTACTACAAAAGCATTATTTAGCGGTAAACGGCTGGAGCTTAATTCAATATCAAGCGTATGATGATTTTACTGGGCAAGTGAAAAATCGTATCACTTTTAACATCACCATGTTTAACTGCGGGTTAGTGGCGTTTCTAGCTCTAGTTTATGTAATGACACGTAAAACCTTCATTAAACCTGCAACAGAGTTTATTAGCCATATTGAACATTGTGCACAGGGTAGCCCAGGTAAGGTGAAGCCGACAAAAGAATGGTTGCCATGGTTTCGTTTAGTCGAAAATATATTCGGTGAAAACAGCAGTTTATTATTGCAATTAAAGCAGCAAAACGCTGCACTGGACTCCCGTGTAGCCGAGAAAACACAAGCCTTAATTGAGCGTAGTGAAGAGCAAAAAAGGGCTTATGTATTGCTGCGTTCAGTGATTAATGGCATTCCTGAATTTATTATATTTTACGATGATCAGCACTTGCTAACGGGCTGTAACAAAGCTTTCGAGCACTATATCGGCAGCCGAGAAACAGACCTTCTTGGCAAGAATATTCACAACTTGTTATTACCACCGGTTCAACAAGCGCTGAAAAACTTCAGTGAACTACCGGAACGAGAAAGCCGCATTGGTTATCAAGATTTGATTGAAACAAGCGGTGATACCTATGAGGTTTTCTGTACTCGCTATTTTAATGAAGCGGGGCAACCGCTGGGTTCAATTGCTATTTTACGGGATGTTTCAGTACAAACCGCGGTGCAATCAACGTTACAAACAGCCAAAGAGCAAGCAGAGCAAGCGAGTCAGGCGAAAAGTCAATTTTTGGCCAATATGAGTCATGAAATCCGTACGCCAATAAATGCAATTCAAGGTATGATTGCGCTGTTATCAAACACTCGATTGAGTGCGTTCCAACAGCAATACTTGACCAATGCACAAAGTGCTTCCTCTTCCTTATTGCACTTAATCGATGAACTTTTAGATTTAGCCAAAATTGAAGCGGGCAAGCTCAGGTTGAACCTTGAACCAGCTCACTTTGATGGCATTGTTGATCGCGTTTTGCAGCTTAACACGTTAGTGGCACATCAAAAGGCATTAACGCTTGCTGTTGATATAGATGCTGATGTACCTGCTCAAGTTATCGTTGATGAAATGCGCTTAACTCAGGTACTAACCAACCTGATTAACAATGCTATCAAATTTACACATCAAGGCTCGGTTGCACTAAGTGTCACCGTTGCGGGCAAAGATGAGCAAAATGTACTGCTCAAGTTTGCGGTAACAGATACTGGCATAGGTATACCTTCAGACAAACAAGCTCGGTTATTTGACGCATTTGTCCAAGCAGATGAGTCAATGACTCGAGAGTACGGGGGTTCTGGCCTTGGACTATCAATTAGCCAACAAATAATTGAGTTGTTTGGCGGGCAAATCAAGGTCAGTTCGGCACCCGAGCAAGGCAGCGAGTTTAGCTTTGTTATCCCTTTGCGACTGGCTACAACGAGCACAGAAAGGGTGTGTTCAGGTATCAGCATTATCAGTTTGGGCTTTGAGCTACCAGCATCGATGAAACAATCTATTGCTAGCTATCATTGGCAGTACTATTACGCTGAAAGCTTGGCGCAATTAAAAGCGCTTAAGCTAGGCGGAAGGACAGTTGTCTTAGTAAGTACTGACGATAAGGCACAACACGCCTCAGCTAATGATAACCTGTTGGCAATTGAGCAGGCATGCGAAAATATTGCGCTTATTGGCTTATGCCAGCCCATTATGGCAACAATCTCACCGTCGATTACGAATCAATTGTCCAGCTTAAGTTCACCTTATTTATTGTTTGATAGTCCGCTTTATCGTCACACCTTAGCTAAGATAAATAATCATTTGCAGCACGAAAAATTAGTTGTCATTGATACCGTGTCAGTACCTAAACATGCGCAAAAAGAGGCTGTCTTACCCGCGGCACCTGAGCCAGTCCAAGACAAAACAGAGGTATTTCAGCCTGAGGCGATTGACTTATCAAGTGAAGCGAATGAGCAACCAGCGAATGCACCTTTGGCGGGCACATTAGTTGGTGTTTTGGTACTGCTGGTTGAAGATAACTTAGTGAACCAAATGGTTGCCCAAGAGTTATTGGCCTCCATGGGGGCAGAGGTGAGTGTTGCTGAGAATGGTCGAGTTGCACTTGAATGCTTGGCACAATCACATTTCGATGTAGTGTTAATGGACATTCAAATGCCCGAAATGGATGGCTTAACGACGACAAGAAAAATACGCGAGCAAGATAAGTTCAAAGACTTACCCATTATTGCGATGACGGCACACGCCAGATCTGAAGATAAAAGCGCAAGCTTAGCTGCGGGAATGAACTTACATATTGCTAAGCCGGTAAGTGCGGAAGACCTTTGCCAGAGTATTATAAAAGTAATGCAGTTTAGCGCGGTAGATTAGTTAAATATTTTAACAGATTAGTCAAATATCTCGGCAGTATAGTGTTTGGCGCGAATTGCTTGCTCTGACTCAAAAGATAATTGCCCTAGCGGCATTAAGCGTGGCCCTGTTGGATCGCCTAATACAAAGGTTCTGCCTTGATGCACTATGGTTACATCACCTAGTTCAGGTAATAGTTCAAGACCAATAAAAGCATGCTGGTCGATGTAAATCATCACCATTTTTATACGCGGCATTAATGCCCGCAACATGGCAATGGTTAATGTCATTTTACTATCACAATCCCCTTGGTTCTCCCACAGCACTTTCGCTGGCACATTAAAGCCTGCACCAGAAGATGTTAATCGTGACTCAAGTGGCGAGTAAGGAATGTTTTGCACAAAACCAAGAACATAATTAGTCACCAAACGGATATTTTTAACATTCACGATGTCTAAGATCACAGATTTGGTGGAGGCGAGCATGGCAACAGATTCTTGAGCAATGCGAACGTGATCCGGTTTAATACCAGGCGAATTTTGGTGGTCAGTAAATTGATGATAAAACTGGCTCGCTAAGTAATCGTTAAAAATGGCTGTTTCTTGCGAACGGATTTCTCGGCTTGCTTTAGCAACATCGCTAGGGTTGCGCCCTGAGATACTGATGTCGCTGAGTTCATTACCATAGCTAATGCTAATACCTGATAGTGGATTTTGCTTAAGGTACTTACGCACTTCTCGCTGCACATGCTTTACTGCGAAATCTGGGTTGTAAGCACGAAATTTGCGAAATTTTGAAAATAGCGCTTTTTTCGGCAAAGTAAAGCGCATGTTTTGAGTTTGCTGAGCATAGTCGACCCATTGATAGCTAAAGTCATAAGCATCGCCTGCATCTGATTTACTAAAGCGCAGTTGTTCGGCAAACGCTGAGCTTGCAACAATGCTGAGGTAAGTAATTAAAAGGCATAAAATCTTTTTCAAAGAGCAGTTCCAAAAATGATTATTACTGGCTTTGTGGACTATACCGCGAAATCCAGCGAATTTTAAGTTGATGCTTAAAAGCACGATTTTTTGCGGTTTTACTTTACATTCAGCGTGAATTTACTATATTTAAACGCGTGTTTAAATTGCCTGTTTAATATTACCGAGGTTTACCGTGGCTGAATATCAAGTACCGTTAAAAGACATGAGTTTTATTTTGTATGATGTGTTAAAAGCGGATCAGCTTTGGCAATCATTGCCAGCGCTTGCTGAAACCGTAGACCGCGATACTGCGGACGCCATCTTACAAGAGTGTGCAAAAATTGCTGAGCAAGAAGTTGCACCTTTACTTCGTGTTGGTGACGAAGAAGGCGTTAGCTTTGACAGTGGTAAAGTGACCACTGCAACTGGCTACAAAGAAGCATTTCAAACTTACGTTGAAGGTGGTTGGACAGCACTAGGCGGCGACCCAGCATACGGTGGTATGGGCATGCCGAAAATGATAACTGGCCTTCATGAAGAAATGTTGTGTTCAGGTGATATCTCTTTCTCTTTGTACCCAACATTAACTGCTGGTGCGGCGTTGTCATTAGCCAAGCACGGTAGCGAAGAATTAAAAGAAAAATACCTAACAAGAATGTACGCCGGTGATTGGACTGGTTCTATGTGTTTAACTGAAGCACATTCTGGTACTGACTTAGGTATGATTCGCACCAAAGCGATCCCGCAAGAAGATGGTAGCTACCGCATCACAGGTAACAAAATCTTTATCACTGCTGGTGAGCATGACTTAGCAGAAAACATTGTGCATTTAGTACTAGCTAAATTACCAGACGCGCCAGCTGGCCCACGTGGTATTTCGTTATTCCTAGTACCAAAAATTAATGTTAACGACGATGGCAGCTTAGCTGAGCCAAACGGCGTTAGCTGTGGCTCAATTGAGCACAAAATGGGTATTCACGGTTCGGCGACCTGTGTGATGAACTTTGACGACGCACAGGGCTTTTTAGTTGGTGAAATCAACAAGGGCTTGGCATGTATGTTCACTATGATGAACTACGAGCGTATTGGCGTTGGTATTCAAGGTATGGCCGCTGCTGAGCGTAGTTACCAAAATGCTGTTGAATACGCAAAAGAGCGATTACAAGGCCGTGCATTAACTGGTGCAAAATCACCAGAGCAACCAGCTGATTCAATTATGGTTCACGGCGACGTTCGCCGCATGTTATTGAACATGAAAGCATTAACTGAAGGTTCCCGTGCACTTGCTTCATACATTTCAATGAAGCTTGATATTTCTGCCTACGGTGAAGGTGAGACACAAAAGACAAGTGAGTCTTTAGTTGCTTTATTAACACCAATTGCTAAAGCCTTCTTTACTGACTTAGGTTTAGAATCAACGGTTACAGGTCAACAAGTATTCGGTGGTCATGGTTTCATTCGTGAATGGGGTCAAGAGCAGCTAGTTCGTGATACGCGAATTACACAGATTTATGAAGGTACTAACGGTGTTCAAGCAATGGACTTGTTAGCGCGTAAAGTCGTAGCTTCTAAAGGTACACTGTTTCAACCATTTGCTGAAGAAGTAAAAGCGTTTGTTGCTGAAAATTCACAAGCTGAACTGCAAGAGTTCGTTGCACCACTAGCTGAAGCATTGGGTGACTTAGAGTCGTTAACTGCACACCTTATCGAACAAAGCCAAAACGATGTTAATATCTTAGGTACGGCAGCAAATGATTACTTGCACGTATTTGGTTACACCGCAATGGCCTACACTTGGGCATTGCAAGCTAAAGCGGCATTAGCAAAAGTAGACAGTGGTGATGACTTCTACCAAAGCAAGATCAAAACAGCACGCTACTTCTTCGCTCGCTTGTTACCGCGTCGTTTGTCATTGATCGAAACCGCTCGTCAATCTAGCGAAGTGTTATTCGATATTGAAGACGAATTATTCTAATCATATTGATTGAGTAATGAATACCAGAGAAAAAGGAGCACTGCGGTGCTCCTTTTTTATATCCTTAATTGGCAAAAGTGCTAGCCAAGTTACTTGGTATTAATTCCTGCTCAGTCAGTTCTTGCTCGGTTAACCATCGCTAAGTTAGCTACCTTTGTTTAAATTGAGACGTAGCGATTGCTAATTATCAGTTATGCAGTAGGCTAATAGTTAGTCTCAGTGATAACGGCACGATAATCATGCAGCTTCTCGGTTCTTCTACTTCTCCTTACGTCCGCCGAATTCGCGCACTTTGCTTGCAGTATGGGCTTGAATGCCAGCTTGATAGTATTGATATTTTTTCTCCTGAAGGGCGTGAACAACTCAAAGAAAAGAATCCGGTACTTAAAGTTCCTGCACTTATAGACGACGAGCAAACTATTTACGACTCACGTGTAATTGCCCGCTATATTATGAATAAGGCTGGAACTCGCGCTTTCTCTTGGTCACAAGAAAATTTACTCACCTTAGTTGATGCCGCCAATGACTCATTGGTGACGCAGCTGATTTCAATACGCTCTGGCATCGATATCAACGCTGATAATATGTTCTATGGAATTCAGCGCGAACGAATAGCCGATATTTATCAAGTACTGGATCAAGAAGTGCTAAACGGTGCATTTGATCACAGTCACTACCCAACCATTTGCCTCTATTGTTTGCTGGATTGGGCAGAGTTTAGAGAGCTAAAAACGTACCGGGACTACCCTGGGTTAAGCGCATTTGTGGCTAAATATCAGAGTAGCCAATTTTTTATTGATACAGACCCTCGCAATTAGCAAAGCGAATCTTAGCTTGTGCAAGAAGATAACTGTATGAATTTAAGATATTAATGTATTAGTATTGCTAGCGGCTGGACTAGCTATTTGTTATCAAAAGTAATGATGCCAAAGCCAAACGGGTTTGTCTTGCGTGCGAATGCTGAGCTAATAAATTGAATTAATTTTGAACGAAAAAGTCTTTTAGCGAACTCATATTATAAAAATAGAAGGATTTACCTAAGGTAGTGTAATGGCCGATACTGATTTACAAACCATTTTGGTGGTTGATGATAATCCTGACAATATTGATGTCTTGAGCGGTATTCTAAGACCTCAATATAAGGTCAAAGCGTCAGTATCAGGCAAGCTAGCGTTAAGAATTGCAGGCGGCAAGCAAAAGCCCGATCTGATTTTGCTCGATATTATGATGCCTGAAATGGACGGCTATCAAGTCTGTGAACAATTGAAAGCCAATCCTATTACACGCGATATTCCAGTGATATTCGTGACTGCCAAAAGTGAAGCTGAAGACGAGCGTAGAGGTTTTGAATTAGGCGCTGTTGATTACATTACTAAGCCAGTGAGCATGCCAATTGTGCTGGCGCGAATTCGCACTCATTTGGCTCTTTATGATCAGCAGCGGGAATTAGCTGCGAAAGTAAAGCAGCGAACTGAGGAAATAGAGGAAACACGCCATGAAATCATCAAACGTTTAGGGCGTGCCGCGGAGTATAAAGACAATGAAACTGGCATGCATGTTATTCGCATGAGCTATTATGCACGTTTCTTAGCAGAGCGAATTGGCGCCGCGCCCGAATGGGTAGAGCTATTGTTTTATGCCGCACCTATGCATGATATTGGCAAAATCGGCATTCCTGATCATGTGTTGCTCAAAGAAGGTCGGCTAAATGAAGATGAGTGGCGAATTATGCAAAAGCACGTTGAATACGGT
This Thalassotalea euphylliae DNA region includes the following protein-coding sequences:
- a CDS encoding tetratricopeptide repeat-containing diguanylate cyclase yields the protein MLSTLFISLHSHANDEDYQSKEYWQTLADRIKEDPNLVIEKALSLQQKFTQEHQSYNELQAMAVLSSALVATSQFDHAETVINEGLARVDKEGSSMLKMRFLREQILLTHERGQWQQVIILSSHALVLAEQENMPQMIAHFLHNRSRGLRASSQNQQALADMLAAYQIAKAHDMRLILAEIVNSIALVHQNLGQFDEAIHYFKEALTFIDSDKDKFGTSILLYNIGTLYIHKQDLAQAKEYLQQSLALSLTLNDEIGIAYVHSQLATIAYNTGDYQRALNHIEQSLPVFEQAKIYQSITLGKLNLAKVTLAQGDHQTALNMLLALENDIANLNNDTHSKGYLLALARSYQKSRLFQQASEQYEAAIAHIEQTASKNNKESLQKIQTQMNIQHEQQKTELLKKENELQKQRIAQQDLRQKLVYLVASTVVALILVILVILFQQIRSRRKFIRLALSDELTGAPNRRNIREKGAVMFSQAKTNATELAVAVIDLDNFKTINDNFGHEAGDNVLKAFYQSCKQSIRASDNIGRIGGEEWLLIMPAASEQNITDAFKRIRQTLSQQQIAGVPSTHPVTFSMGAAAIKPDDKKLDDMIRRADSAVYKAKAQGRDQLTLAAI
- a CDS encoding TetR/AcrR family transcriptional regulator gives rise to the protein MSAVLTKEQESARNILETFARYGVRKTSMEEIANAAGVSRQSIYKKFGSKTRCHEWTIDTYLSVMYGRIFAALTNEQQPPMQTLHQVFDIFIGDAIEIVSNPHGTEILDDVFQSEKCSGDDWPLRLKTRLAEFLARHNLVSREHADGIAFTLIAAGKGLLLEESSRDQFLKEMSIIIDSVVAVKN
- a CDS encoding coniferyl aldehyde dehydrogenase; this translates as MSNVANLAEHQDNLAQLNNDFEVMTSNFKQTPYPSLQARKDVLLALKKSLIAHEQEIYDALKQDYGYRSEFDSLISDLLSTVMAVNYSLKNVKKWMKPSKRHAGLMLAPSTVKVHYQPLGVVGIITPWNFPIFLALSPAIQAIAAGNRVMIKMSEFTPHANQALRKVVSVVSDHISIIEGEADVGAAFSALPFDHLIFTGSTNVGRMVAKAAAENLTPITLEMGGKSPTIIDETANMNIAVDAVIVGKSTNSGQICVAPDYVFVPQSRELEFVETFVKRYREYHFETKNNNTQTHIVSDRQFARIERFLEDAKAEGANIHAVKERQEGDGRLIYPHLLTNVHDGMQVMKEEIFGSILPIKTYQNISEVISFINDRPRPLALYIMSKDAQKIDHILKNTHSGGVSINDTAMHVMADDAPFGGVGNSGIGHYHGHEGFLTFSKAKTVLHSKAWLPKNRFILKYRDVMFKALRGLFLR
- a CDS encoding ATP-binding protein; the protein is MNRNIPKVNLFSRYNLAVFVLFVLLSLFAIAVGVYRYYHELEHRLEHNQQELAEQAKILNHSLEQSQQSLLGLKQFAQYYLDHPEELFTTQPELVQQGDSYFLNSPSRDELTKRKRLRGNITGRGQISGFDQAMWQELAMANALTPGFVTASHNNPDATWFYYLSLNRFVSIFPWIGHQAWRYSDHMLNETFVWQVRQQNLAGEPFFWSEPYQDAAGQGLKAAIGTGVFLDGNFKGAIVIDVDLASLQQKLPTLKGERQGYVLINRVGSALVHRASDQREMTANSTWRDIVPDSLQTLPQVNLMSFKGDMVYRGWLLQKHYLAVNGWSLIQYQAYDDFTGQVKNRITFNITMFNCGLVAFLALVYVMTRKTFIKPATEFISHIEHCAQGSPGKVKPTKEWLPWFRLVENIFGENSSLLLQLKQQNAALDSRVAEKTQALIERSEEQKRAYVLLRSVINGIPEFIIFYDDQHLLTGCNKAFEHYIGSRETDLLGKNIHNLLLPPVQQALKNFSELPERESRIGYQDLIETSGDTYEVFCTRYFNEAGQPLGSIAILRDVSVQTAVQSTLQTAKEQAEQASQAKSQFLANMSHEIRTPINAIQGMIALLSNTRLSAFQQQYLTNAQSASSSLLHLIDELLDLAKIEAGKLRLNLEPAHFDGIVDRVLQLNTLVAHQKALTLAVDIDADVPAQVIVDEMRLTQVLTNLINNAIKFTHQGSVALSVTVAGKDEQNVLLKFAVTDTGIGIPSDKQARLFDAFVQADESMTREYGGSGLGLSISQQIIELFGGQIKVSSAPEQGSEFSFVIPLRLATTSTERVCSGISIISLGFELPASMKQSIASYHWQYYYAESLAQLKALKLGGRTVVLVSTDDKAQHASANDNLLAIEQACENIALIGLCQPIMATISPSITNQLSSLSSPYLLFDSPLYRHTLAKINNHLQHEKLVVIDTVSVPKHAQKEAVLPAAPEPVQDKTEVFQPEAIDLSSEANEQPANAPLAGTLVGVLVLLVEDNLVNQMVAQELLASMGAEVSVAENGRVALECLAQSHFDVVLMDIQMPEMDGLTTTRKIREQDKFKDLPIIAMTAHARSEDKSASLAAGMNLHIAKPVSAEDLCQSIIKVMQFSAVD